The Myxocyprinus asiaticus isolate MX2 ecotype Aquarium Trade chromosome 4, UBuf_Myxa_2, whole genome shotgun sequence nucleotide sequence GGAAAAAAGGTACCAagatggtttttggacatggtgcCATGCTATATGAATATGATAATAACCATTAAGTGCCATGAGATAAAGAAGGCCTGAAATGGTGTTACCATCTAATATCATTACAATTTTTGCAGAACATTTTCTTCTTGTCATCATACTTATCTTACTCTCAGTTTTTAGAGCTGTGTCAGTTTTCTTTTATCACAATTTAGTGAACATAGAGAgtcaataatttaaattatttcactACTTTGGTTTGAATGGATGttgccatttttattattattattttccatgtTCCTATGCTATCCACCAATTTCAAACATGAAAACTGgcattttatttagaaaaaaattgttcattttttttcctGTCCCTAATTCAAATgttcaaacaaaacatgttttcttgggaatattgtttttgagtaaaataagTCCTTACATACATATTTGTGGCTTCAATATTCACTTTGGATGTGTGTAATTTgtattgtagaacaaaacgtccaagcatcttaaagtaatgtttaccacagaccttattttactcataaatccaaaacacaaATCCCAGTCCTGAGGGAAACCTATGGCtcgaaaatgcaaattctcttccGGGCTTTTGTACTACAACCTGAACTGCTCTATGTGCAATTAGTTCCTCAATGACATCATCTTCCAGGAGGTGacattatttttggtaaaaaaaaaaaaacagagtaaaAGAGCAAGTATTTTTGGTGATGGATTTTATGAATTCAGTGAGGCTTTGTGTGTTTGTCTCACTCTAAAATATTCCATCCTGTTTGATCGTTGTCTTTTTCTTAATTTACAACTTTAAGGTTGAGTGGCTAACTTTAGCTCTTCATTTCTATACTATTAGGTATCCTGttaattttcttgccattgtgtaaatGATCAATCAAGCTATAATTTCTAAAACTTAAGTGCCAGAGtttgaccagagcatatttctgaaagtatATAAGTAATGACCCTTTTAAATAAATACTTTGTTAAAATACAGGTATAATAACGTCATTTGTGTTACTGTGCCCAAAatgtactgcataacaggaatgactcATAATAACAATCACTGTACCATCATTACAGCCACAGTGGTTTTTGTAATGggattgtttgtgttttgtttttcaaataattAAAGCACTGACATGCAAACACATTAGTGCATCACAATTCTTTACTTTATCTTCAGGTACAAGGAAAGGCTACAGACCAAATATCTAAGGGATCTAAGCAAAAAGCAACAGTTATCTGGGGCATTAGATGGTCGTAGATGGCGTTTTCTGTCTCCTGGACAGGATGATTTTAGAGATGGTTATCCAACTGTCCATAAAGAGCTCTTCACCCAGTGTAAGTGTGGAACCTACCCTGCTGTCTTTGGGATGCCGAAGCATGCTTGTTCAGTAAAGTTACCGCAGAAGAGATTGAGTAAAGATCAAGCATGTTACTCAAAGCAGAATCCACAGAGTCAATCGCAGCGTGAGTTCATTGATGCAGTGGAGCACAGACTGAAACAACACCCTCTGGCCCTCTATCCACATCTGGAGAGTGGAATGACACCAGAGGTAACCAAATGTTCATTTCGTCCACGTGATTAAGTGGAAGGATTATTTACCACATGTAAATAAACTTCAGACCATGTTAAATCTgctgtatgtgatttttttaaataacatttttgaacaCGTCCTACAACCTGACAGATGTCACAAAAATACTTGTCCTGAGAATTAACACTTGTCTGAATTCCTCATTTGTTAGTCAATTTTGATAAATGCCTCTTTGGTAAATGTCTCTATGACAGCTGTATGCTCtgtaaacagaaaaaataatCTGTCCACAGCCTGCACGTGTTAGCCATtggcagggttgggagtgttactttttaaatgtattccactacagattacagaatacatgctctaaaatgtcatttgtaacgtatttcgttagattactcaaggtcagtaacgtattctaaatactttggattactttttcagcactggtagattttttcacttgttttgactataaaaactctgccagtacagtaagacaaaatacacatgttaaaaatacattctctgaaaaacctaaatatcttatgcagtgttgtttctaaaacaagataaatcaaactgatcttgttttaaggatttttagatatttttacaggaaaacaataaaaaaattatcaataataagatttttgccctaatatcaaaggtcttactagaaaaaaagaaatcatgatccaaagtgaattttcttgaaaaaaaaaaatatgatcgttcctgataacgtgcatgtaaaatggctagaaatagcattttagcttagagtaaagctgacaatttacacaaggtttatttctatttcttctgcttcaaacttacttcaaacgtacttctctgtctgctcgtatgaattgtaacacatcataagaaagtgtttcaccgctgttcaaatgcactttggatcgcatcatttatatgtataaatgttttccatctgaaaggactaaatattcaatgaaacaaattacaataaaatgcaaagtaatctcttcagtaatcaaaatactttttgaatgtaactgtattctaattacaatgatttaaattgtaactgtagtagaatacagttacttatattttgtattttaaatacgtaatcccgttacatgtattctgttactccccaaccctggccatTGGAAACTTGGAGGTGTCTCTCTGCCAATGTTGTTTGGGAAGGGACCTTTTTGTCCTAACAGTGGAAGATAGCAAAATCATTTGGAAGCAGTAGTTTTTACAGCAGCTTTAAATGTGGGAGCTGTTCAGTGTtgattgtaatctgattaaaaagcAATTAGACACTTTAATCTAACTGCTTTTTGAtgaaaagtagtgtaacattacattttaaattatagtaatcaaattacagttaattACTCTTAAGTACATTACACATttcttgtattatttatttaaaatttaaacgaTGAACAGTGCTGGGTAATAATGGATTAGATGTGATTACATCTGGattaagtaatcagattacaaaaatcaagttcttgtaattagattaaattacattttaaaatactcacaatcagattacagttacttttcatggattacatgattacatattaatcaggcaacagcagtaaattgttcatagcCATGCAGTCTCACAAAAACATTACTGCAATGTAACTGCGTCTTCCAAAATTTTATATCCTACCCACTGCAAATGATTCCACGtcaaatctaaagaagcatttggaGGTTTGCTTGCAGGTTTTCTCAACTTTACGTTGCATATCTAACCAACTGttgacaaacacattttaattattatttgaattatcactgTGTGTCATGTACCCATGTGTTGCTACAGTGTGACCTTGCATGGGTTTTGTCAATCAAACacatcaaaatgcacaaatacacataaTTTCTTATTCACAATATAATCCACTTACAAATGCCGACCTGACTGCATTactgcggtaaagttagttttagtttcggaaattgcttttgtactcggcttcaaaaatgtacatgaatgggCTTTTGCGATAACTTGTTTTTtgtgatgttgatttaaaaacataactggtctgatctggtCATTTTAAGACTGTTAGGTCTTAAGCATAAAAGTGTATTTCAACTTTGAGTGTTATCTCAGGGTGGAGAGACCAATGATCTGACAGAGTCAACCATCTTGGACCTGTTTAAGAGTGACTATGAGAAGAAAACCTCCTTGACCTTCCCTATTAACAAGACGGAGCCTAATAAAACTCCAGCAAAACTCTACAGCTCTGTAGAGGAGCATCGGAAAGACCAGTCTCTTGATACATGCTTTAAGGAGTTGAACAAGGTTGGTAATATTGTTTCtgttctcataatttgcaaaGACCACACTTCAGAAATAATTTTTAACAAACTATCTGTAATAATGTGCTGGATATTGCATATATAAATTACAGTATGACCTGCACTTTGGATTTGTTTACCCAAAATTGCGTAATTGCAGATGTGTCCTATATTAACAAGTCTTTGCTTGTCAAACAGGCCAATAAACCTGACAGACCCCAGACTTCCAAAACATGGAAAAAAAGGGCTGCCAATGAGCCTCTGAGAACCCCATCTGATATGTCAAAAAGCATGGACTTTGAAGAAGAATTGAGTGAGCAGGTGAGTTGGAACATGGCTACTGGTTATAAAAATAGCACATATTGTGGTAGCTGATGATAAGACAAACCACTCCAATCTGTATTTAGTTGTTGAAGTTCCATTCATATTTCCCTGCCATCTAGGATAAGGAGCTATGGCAAATTCACATCATTCAGGCATTCAGGGAGTTCATTATCAGCAAGGGACAGAGAATGCCAAGGGTAATTGCATTCACTCCAGGTCAAAACTAAAGAAACATTGGAATACTTGATGATTAAAGTTTAAATTTAAATACAGGATTCTCATGTGCAGTTACTCAGTGCTGTCTTCTCTGACGAGGAACAGGATCAGAGGTTCAGACACTTCAAGCTCCATATCAACACCTAAAGGGAGAGCCTTCCATTAAACTCCTTGAGTAATATTCTCTTATGGTGTTGATACAACATACATTGTACATCAACATTCATACATCATCTACAGGGTGAATATCCCAAGACTGAATTTTTCaagattaaaggaatgttttacACTCAAACCAAATTTCTATTCTCTTTATTGTTCCATCTCATGAAATATGTTCACAGAGTTTCAACTAGAGCATATTTGTTATGTTCCTTTCTTCCTCTAGTTTTACtaatattcattaattaatagaGTGTCTCAGAAAACACACTCAGCATCCTAGTGGGATTTTTTAAGGGATTTTTTAAGTTACCCACTCAATCTAGTAAgcacaaatctgattggctggtttgatagAACTTCTGTTAGTAAAAGCACATGGGACTTTTTATCAGTTTCCCTGGAAACAGAATCACGATCACAAGGATCACAAAGCGTTTGAGGATGAAAtgatcactggatttgccaaagtttgccaggttagtagcatatcttttaaagatatttagaGTTTAGTTTAAGGCATGTATTAGCAAGTGAAGCAGACACCCACGAGCATAACTTCacattctgctttgtttacttagttatgtctgtgaaatggtCTGTattgaggttttctgtgctgtacttacacCATGTCTACACCTGACGCGAGTGGTGTGTCGGATTATTAGCCATGATCAAAAAGGGCCATGGGGGGAATTTgaccaggacaccggggttaaacccttactctttacaagaaatgtccagggatttttaatgacctcagagagtcaggacctcggtttaatgtctcatccgaaagatggtgcctttttacagtatagtgtacccgtcactatactggggcattaggacctacacagaccgcagggtgagcaccccctgctagcCTCACTaaaacctcttccagcagcaactatagatttccccaggaggtctcccatccaggtgaTGAcaaggctcaaccctgcttaactTCGTGGGCAGTCCAGAGCTACATAATAATACATCTCAGATAACTCTGCCCCTAAATGGCACATAATGACAAAACTGATTGTGATTGATCGGTTGATGTGTCAGTTAGACAGATcctcctgtctaagtgggcggtgCTTGTCCAGTTTATGCTGCAATAAAGGCCAAACCTTCTGCCATATTTAGTCAAAGTTCTGGCTACGCAGGCTGCAAAAGTCTACCGACTTGAATTCTGCTATACAAATAAGCTGCTATTGTCTAAGCTTTGTACAGTTGCCTGGTGTGTGATTTGTGGCAAAGAGAAATATCAACAACTGTAGACCATATCAtggtttattaaaaacaaaatacattgttTAGTGTTAAACTACATCAAGAGTTGGGCATATAAGTGTATTTCCATCCTTTTTTCTTGGCCATTTAGAAGACATTTCTGCAACACAAATAATGGGGAATCATAAATCAAAAGGACGTCACCCTTAACATAATATGTATCATTGTGACATTTACATAGTTTTAGCATAATTGTTACTGAGACCAAAATAGATACAAATTGCATCACTCTCACCAGGATCCTCCACAAGGTTCTAACACCTGTCCCGCTTGTGCTGTATTTTCTTAGATGTCTGTCCTCCTGTGAGCTCCTCTTGGTTATTGGCAGCTGATAAAAGACCAACATGACCAGATAAATCCCCAGCTTTGTAAACAATTAATCACTTGCTGTGATGTACAACATAACAGCAGACAAATTAAATCACTGGCTCTGTTAAACGGCATGTGGCAGGCAATGTTTGTCTGTTTAATTTATAAAACAGCTTTAATTGAGTTTGATGTGAAGTAAAGGAGTTCAGCTCACATATCTGTTTAATGTTGGCAAGGTGCTCTGTCTTCAGCCTATAGTTTCTTTCAGCGGGAAGATCAGAGGTGAGGAGAGCATGAACAGGAGACCTGCATCCCGTTGCATGAGCAGACCGgcctgttccaaaacctaatgcATTATCTGTTAAATGAGAGacaaacagtaaaaattaatCTAACATATATTTCATAAAGAGATAAAGAAACATAAACTGGTAGTCTGTATTGTTAAAGTTtagcatattaaaggaatagttcaagtTGTTCAGaaccctatgactttcttccatcaaACATGATGAGAAATTTTATTccattcaatggaagtgaatggtgattgaggcggTCATTCCctcacattctgccaaacatttccttctgcgtttcacagaagaaaggaagtcatacaggtttgaaatgacatgaggttgcgtaaatgatgacagaattttcattttcatgtgaactatccctaaaatatggatctgtttttaCTCAAGCGTTTCCAATCAGTGATCAGCGTAGTAACACAAGACTCACTGTGTGCTGAAAAAGCGCTCTTGCAATTCTGCTTATCAGGTTCAGCAGTTCCAAAGCTTGGCTGTCTGCATCATGGCACACATGCAACACAAGCAGCACATGCATTAAATGTGTCTCAGATAGAGAGCATAAATAACTGCGGGGATAAATGTTACAAATGTTACTCAGCTTCACTGAGGTAAAGCAGTTTAATAAGCAAAGCTTAAAGAAATGAAGAACAAGCATCCATGCATTTATAGTTCGGTGTGATGAAGTTACTCATAGTCAACCTGCAAGTTCACCCTCTTCTTACTTGTGACTGGTTATTTTGCCTGTCGGCCTTGTGGTACCTTCAGCATCTTCGGTTTTTTTGATTCTGCAAAGAAAAGGATAACACTTGAGTGACGGTCTTTAGAACATTTCAATGGCATCCACAGTACTCACAAAACTCTACTTGTATTCACTCTCCTTGACGTTTCCCATTCCTTGAGGCTGTGGTCATCCATAAGGTGTTTTGAATAAATCTCTTACTACTCTTACACTCTAGATTTGTGGTTTTCCTCAGATCTCGTCCCAAAGCCTGTGCTAATGTGTGGTCCATGCTCTTCATCAATCCCACCACGCAGCTCTCTTATGAAACTCCTCAGCTCAACAATGGGATCGCTGACTCCAAGCTGGAAAGATTCCAGAGGAAAATCCATTCCAGCACATCCTGTCAATTCAGATCTTCAAGTGTGTGGGTGGTCAGCAGGGCTTTATTCTTACCTCCATTTGGCCATTAACATTGTGCTGAGTGAGAACAAGATGAGTCTGTGGGGTACAGCTGCTGACTGGAGATCTCGAGACATTGCGCAGATTCTGGCTCTGCAACTCCTGCCCAAAAGAATAAGAATAATGaagcttaaaggtgaagtgtgtaatttatgctccaatagcgtcaccaaatggaattgcaagaataattactgttttcaaacagatttcctgaACACTTCTCTCCTCGGCCATTGATCAAACTAACAGACAGTCCAGCCCTAAActaacaccattggttgagctaataggtgcttttccaccattgggctgaACAGTTCTGAGCACGGTGAGTAACAGTAAGCATGATACGTTTATAAACCATTCCCGTCCCAGATTTCTCTGCATGGGTAGCCAGCCATACTCAGGACAGGAAAACTGTGCTGGCTGAGcgacataaagggatagttcacccaaaaatgaacattctctcatcatttactcaccctcatgccatcccagatgtgtatgactttctttcatctgctgaacacaaattatgatttttagaaaatgatttcagctctgtaggtccatacgatgccagtgtatgggtgccaaacttttgacgctccaaaaagcacataaaggcagcatagaagtaatccatacgatagAGGTCTggatgggccttaaaatgaaacccaacccgtacccgagaccgtgtggcccgatCCTACCCAGCCTGAAcgatactgtcagattttaagccagagcccgacccgaacccgaaattgcttactatctaatttcttctcctagcaagtactgttgcaataggctgtattttatgtaagtatataggcaacattcgtaacagtaatgaaacagtaaacatacacagttttaacaaggcacggcatccacagagattgactgagcagggaggagaatttatagtaaaaaaggacttaaatattgatctgtttctcacccacacctatcatatcgcttctgaagatattgatttaaccactggagtcatatggattacttttatgctgacttatgtgatttttggagcttcaacattttgggaccaattcacttgaattgtatggaccaaaagagctaagaaattcttctaaaaatcttcatttgagttcagctgaagaaagaaagtcatacacatctgggatatcatgagggtgattaaatgatgagaacattttcatttttgggagaactatccctttaagtgatgtggagactcacgattggtcacttgctcagtcagtccatCCTAATCCTGTTTTCAAAGCACCACATTGCAAAAAGAAACCCTAACTGTGTCAATGTGCCCATACAGAACGGCAGTGGTTAATGGTAACCTTTTGACCCGATGGTGGAAAATTGCCTATTGTTGCTATGAAatgctggtcaggatgctcaaacagagatgttttaaaagcaccacagagtacttatagttgtctctgcatattaagatgggataggaaaaagtattttaacatacaaaTTGTACACTTCAcctaacaaaaaatatataaagattactaattaatttaaatattgaatcaATCTCTCAAATCCTTGAATTTTTACCTTCATATCTAAAGCATGTTGCAGCTTTAGCCTCATAAGCTCTTGTTCCTGCTTCTGAATAAAATTTTGGCATTCAGCAAAACTATCAGACATCTGTACAAGATAAAATATATAATGTCAAGGTTTAGTTTCAACAACATtagagtaacactttacaataaggttgtattcagtaacattagttaactacattagttagcaTGATAAACTAACAATACTCTTATTAATCTGGgccaatattaatttcaacatatactaatacatcttGAAAATTAAAAGGTGTTTATGTTAATATGTTTATGCAGTACGATCTTAACATGAACAATgaaaatttgttttatatattaataaacattaaacgtaattaatacatttttaaataattattgtttctTGTTAGTTTATAATACCTAATTCTTTAACTAATATTTACAAATAGAacgtcattgtaaagtgttaccaacattaGTAATGTAACATATAGTACAACTGCCCCACAATCTGACAGTCATACTGTTGCTTTAAAATAAGCCCGTTTAATATGAAGCCCATCTGAAACCTTGTATAAAGCTGCCTCCAGTCTCTCTGCTTTGCTTTTGAGTTCTCGCTCTTGTGAGCGGAGAGCCTCCATCTCAGTCTTTAGCCTTCTCCTGCCTGTCCTCTCCAACATCAGCTCTTGTGTCTGCCTTTTAACCTCTAATGCCTGCTGATGCTTCTCCTatgggacacaaacacacacttatactgtatgtgcatgcacataaacacagcgcATGGGAGAGAACATACACACAGAAGCTCTCTGAGCTTTGTAATAGTTATTTGATTTGATACTACATAAAAGACACTGTGTAGCACTACAAGAATTCAGAAGGGAAATGGAATATGGGAGTTTCACTGGGTTTATGACCGGAGACCTTATCAGTCTTACACTGtagattaaatgttattttaaatgttcaaaCTATTCAAGTTAAATGttatttagaacaatatttcaagcaaaacatgATATACACTTTAGCAAGTAATGACTTTGGGTTTGTGTGCACAAAAATTTGAGGTAACATCCTGTTTCAGCCTCAGTATCAAATATGTATGCTTAAATCTACTACTCTGCTTTCCCTTAAATTAGCATGTTTATTTAGTTTTGTCAATATGTCTCCATTGTGTTCCGACTGAAGAGTGAATCTCTTCCGAAATACATCTTAAAACATTCccacaatatttattttagttaGGCATAGTTTCACCTGcataaaaaaggtaaaaaaacagTGATATGTCTGGAAACACAAGGCTTTCTgagataattaaatataatttcagAAAAGCCATACCATAATGAATTAACCCTACATCCAGTCCAAATTCCCTACTGTCTGTCATGTCCTTCAGATAATCCTCACCTATGAATATTTAATGCACATTGGTGGTGGAAGAGGGGAATCCCTGATAGTGCTTTTGTCAAATGGAAAAGTGCTCTAGTCAATAAAATGATTTCCCCTCTCAAGTTCAAAGTCTCAAGCTTAAGAACACAATTTCAATTCAAATagggaaaaataatttttttaggatTATAGAAGACACTACAATGAGGATGACACTCCAAAATGTCAAATCACTAAAAATCATTTTAGAATGTTTTGAAACTTCTAAGGACAGACATTTCCCCCATAACAAGCCATGAAAAGAAAAGTTATTGTGTATTATTTGGAACATAAGCCTTTTAAGTATGGTAATGTGTTGATGCTCTGACATTTTGTGAAGTGTTGTCAAGACAAGGTATATATTTGTAGAACCTCTTTTTGGTCTGTACATTGTCTTCCAAGTCCTTTTCAAATCTTAGTTTTCTACACTATctgtagttaacaaaattttggGGGCTGGACACCTTCTCTATTAACATTGCATTTAGACACATTTTAGTAACAGGGCGGTACTGTTTGATACACTCCACCAGCTTGAGCTTCTCTATAGTCTCCTCAAGAAGCTGAATTTGGCCTTCCAAGAAGTCAATGTGCTTCCTTTTTGCAGTGATCTGTTTCTGCATCCCCAGAGCAACTTTAAGACCTGAAAAACATATGAACACCCCCTTATCAAtgcaaaaataagaataaaatgatCTTTGACGTTTAAAGCTGAACTATCattaccaaacagaattgcaaaatgaattactgttttcaaacagattccagttCATAGCCAGCCATGAACTGTGAATGTTGAGTTAGCGCTGTCAAATATCTACTTGAATAGttcatctctcatcatttactcacccttaatgccatcccagatgtgtatgactttctttcttctgctgaactcaaatgaagatttttagaagaatttctcagtgaatgggtaagtgaatgggtgccaaaatcttaAAGCTGCAAAAAtcaaataagtcagcataaaagtaatccataagaacacactgtttaaatccatgtcttcagaagtgatatgataggtcaatatttaagtccttttttactataaaatctcctccctgctcagtcaatctccactttaacttctaCATTCTTCTACTTgtgcttttggtgattcacattctttgtgcattttacCACCTACTGGGcggggagaagaatttctaacaaaaaaggacttaaatattgatctttctcacaacctatcatatcacttctgaaaatatggattaaaacactgcagtcgtactgattacttttaagatgcctttatgtgctttttggagcgtcaatattttggcacccattcacttgcattgtatggacctacagagctgaaatattcttctaaaaatcttcattttctgcagaagaaagtcatacacaactgggatggcatgagggtgagtaaatgatgagagaatttttatttttgggtgaactatccctttaagagtataCACTGTTCAGGCTGAGAGAGGAATATTAAGAAAGCACAATGCATTATTGAGGTATCAAACTATCTGTGAAATATCcgtgtcatgttcctcaaaccattccttaacaatttttgcagtgtggcagggcgcattatcctgctgaaagaggccactgccatcagggaataccgttgccatgaaggggtgtacgtggtctgcaacaatcttaggtaggtggcacgtgacaaagtaacatccacatgaatgccaggacccaagtttTCTCAGCAGAACATTGTTATAGACATTTAACATAGAATTACCTTAGAAATAATAAGTTATTATGTCAGATGCATCACACGGTCACAGGAGAATAACTAGTCCAactgtatattgtttttttttttcccctccccttttctccccaatttggaatgcccaattcccaatgcgctctaagtcctcgtggtggtgtagtgactcgcctcaatccgggtggcgttactgcggagacatagtgcgtgaggaggcttcacactattctccgtggcatccacgcacaactcataaCATGCcaaaccgagagcgagaaccacattatagcgaccacaaggaggttaccccatgtgactctaccctgcctagcaaccgggccaatttgattgcttagaagacctggctggattcactcagcacgccctggagttgaactcgcgactccaggggtggtagtcagcgtctttactctctgagctacccaggcccccaactgtATATTGTTAATGTATTGTCTATGTTTCAAAAGACACTTTGTTTGGTGAACCAATAAACTGTAACTAACACCATATGGGACCATTTTCCTATTCTGCCCTTCTCACAATTGAATAGGACAAAACGAAACAATTGAGGTTTACAGAGGTCTGACCTAAGAAATCATAGCTACATTATCTAATAGGGCAAAACCCTTGCACACAGTGAAAACAGATGATCTTTTACAATATCTTTAGACACTGATGGTGAACATctgaaaacatgtttaaaatgaatgtaaaatgttaaaatgaatacttTGTGCAGTGATGGAAAAGTACA carries:
- the LOC127439716 gene encoding uncharacterized protein LOC127439716; amino-acid sequence: MVQLERPIPSHTLSGTPLYIMTQSTKPVTFVSGNHMEQSFYLIQSPSATDEPVDLSGVQLTYHDLRAVFSRSRATTLLPYRLYDCIIELISGTSLPRGRLYSLSAPEREAINRYISDSLAAGLIHPSSSPAGAGFFMEKCWGILVFQGLVNDVLEDMVDRFVFVCLDDILISSQNIQDHVQHIRQALFCTSLSINRGFYESVPDFHNADTHPTNTLFTDYPLRDYNTHAFGDRFPLLQPCITILYFIFRYKERLQTKYLRDLSKKQQLSGALDGRRWRFLSPGQDDFRDGYPTVHKELFTQCKCGTYPAVFGMPKHACSVKLPQKRLSKDQACYSKQNPQSQSQREFIDAVEHRLKQHPLALYPHLESGMTPEGGETNDLTESTILDLFKSDYEKKTSLTFPINKTEPNKTPAKLYSSVEEHRKDQSLDTCFKELNKANKPDRPQTSKTWKKRAANEPLRTPSDMSKSMDFEEELSEQDKELWQIHIIQAFREFIISKGQRMPRDSHVQLLSAVFSDEEQDQRFRHFKLHINT
- the LOC127439814 gene encoding coiled-coil domain-containing protein 158-like, which codes for MSALESQKQQTYETKEESAGERRQLQALLEQRELELQQVHVQLEEAQGLLKAMRAETDDWKMNSELKNVTQITCEHSCSVDIQNENCLTNQIDHLRVENRQLRAALRQSELRLSTVQSEKACQQAALSDKICSVHQLTVEKQHMTAELGVCCMQLSQLKEEQDALKELLSSRTGKLEQQNLQLKTQLKTVQTELTQARSFLRIQERAERHGTYSLKVALGMQKQITAKRKHIDFLEGQIQLLEETIEKLKLEKHQQALEVKRQTQELMLERTGRRRLKTEMEALRSQERELKSKAERLEAALYKMSDSFAECQNFIQKQEQELMRLKLQHALDMKELQSQNLRNVSRSPVSSCTPQTHLVLTQHNVNGQMELGVSDPIVELRSFIRELRGGIDEEHGPHISTGFGTRSEENHKSRVIKKTEDAEGTTRPTGKITSHKQPSFGTAEPDKQNCKSAFSAHNNALGFGTGRSAHATGCRSPVHALLTSDLPAERNYRLKTEHLANIKQISANNQEELTGGQTSKKIQHKRDRC